TGTGCGGCAATTCCGCCGCGCCATTTTTATCAACCGCAGCAGCTCCGCCATGGGTGTGCGGCTCATTTCGGGTCATTCGGTGGCCCTGCCGCCCGCGGCCGACGGCGCCCAAATGGTGTTGCTGGTGCACCGCGTCGGCAACGTGTTGGAGTTGCGTGCCGAACCTATTCCCCAGAGCTGGCCCGATATCCAAATCTGGCAGGAATTTGATTTTTCCATGACGCACAGCGCGCCGGCATCATCTTACGGGCGCTGATTCACTGTCCCCGCAGGCGCCGTCCTCCCACAGCTTGAAAGGGCCCATGCGACATTTTCGTTCCCTGACCACCGCCGCGTCCGAGGCGCTCTTCCACCGCCTGCCCGTGAAATTGTCGTTGCAAAGCGCCCCCGAACTGTTGGCTGTGGCCTTGGGCGGGACGCTGTACACCCCGGCAAGCCGGCCCAATCTGGTCAAGGACGTCATCAGGCAGCGCGACCTTGGCTGCGTGTCGATGGTGCTGTGCCTTGAGGATTCCATTGCCGACGCCGACGTGCCCGCCGCCGAGGAAAACGTGGTCTCCACGCTGGCCGAGCTCTCACAACACACGCACGCCCTGCCGCTGCTTTTTGTCAGGGTCAGGACACCTGAACAAATGCTGTCTGTGGCCCGCCGGGCCGGCGCCGCCACGAGAGTGCTGACGGGTTTTGTCATCCCCAAGTTCGACAACGAGTCCGGTGTGGCCGCAGCCTTCCTTGACGCACTGCACCTGATCCAGGCCGAGCTGGGCCTGGACGGAAAAGGCCTGGACGGGAAAAGCCTCGACGGGCGCACCGGCACAACACATCGGCTGCGCATCATGCCCATCCTGGAATCCGCCGCCATCATCCACTTGGAGACCCGTGCCGGCGCCCTGACCAACATCTACACCCTGCTCGACGCCAACCGTGAGGACATTCTCTCCGTCCGGATCGGCGCCACCGACATGTCCAGCGCCTTTGGCCTGCGCCGCTCCCGCGACCTGAGCATCTACGACGTCCACGTCGTGGCCAACGTCATCGGCGACATCGTCAACGTCCTCGGCCGACCCGACGGCGGCTTCGTCATCTCCGGCCCGGTCTGGGAACACTACTCAAATACGGAACGGGTGCTGCGCCCGCAACTGCGCGTCACCCC
This genomic interval from Arthrobacter sp. PAMC 25486 contains the following:
- a CDS encoding HpcH/HpaI aldolase/citrate lyase family protein is translated as MRHFRSLTTAASEALFHRLPVKLSLQSAPELLAVALGGTLYTPASRPNLVKDVIRQRDLGCVSMVLCLEDSIADADVPAAEENVVSTLAELSQHTHALPLLFVRVRTPEQMLSVARRAGAATRVLTGFVIPKFDNESGVAAAFLDALHLIQAELGLDGKGLDGKSLDGRTGTTHRLRIMPILESAAIIHLETRAGALTNIYTLLDANREDILSVRIGATDMSSAFGLRRSRDLSIYDVHVVANVIGDIVNVLGRPDGGFVISGPVWEHYSNTERVLRPQLRVTPFVGPQEQELRQRIMTANLDTLIREIELDLANGLLGKTVIHPTHVNLVHAMSVVSHEEYLDALAIAGNVSGGAAASPYGNKMNEMKPHQAWARRTLLRADAFGVAAAGVTFVDFLEVSMA